Proteins found in one Subtercola endophyticus genomic segment:
- a CDS encoding tubulin-like doman-containing protein has translation MLRPFLIIGVGGSGGKTLRGLRHALELRLQQADWHEGLPDAWQLLHFDTPITQDGADYPQPFMPPQNYKGLVAGGGAYESVFGGIVHGKKIPTQLMNDVIRQLPDPKRVPVDVTKGAGQFRAVGRAVALSKLSDIAKLAQEAINKMSDAKALGQLRTLGDVLKAKSDGGITPNPTVIVVSSIAGGSGAGQYLDVIEAIKATAKTHPWAYQFFSLLYAPDVFDQVKGSGGIPSNALATVAETMNGFWTKNPSESTIELFKSKGLTPSYGGARDKVGGAYPFIIGRQNSKISFDNQGEVYSALATSISAWMTDDRVQGDIDEYATGNWTANVGANKLSDESRLMRPIDQSPPFSSLGFGRVTLGREKFLDYAAERFARSSIDRMLYWHAESDPSFKERTREEWIELKASWALAGFISAARLDEETEERNDVINALRDASGQKTLQLDFEKDVFESASAPGSLDKAGGLDVSVWYERLTAEYNDKVERYLAKDTANRQVKLNEWLASEPDHIIHTVEQAVGEHGLPVTVELLNRVTRVVRSAAETLTAEADLRRNWIRQLPSYIHEELSRASNQASIRPEQEPVDLAVGRIGQAFEWESEARLRECASALLSQLRRDFIEPLKNHLASSLVALQSRVAEPNHSDGRVNEYEFWPRQDDTTVPRKYEPAPNERLLTSHVDYPHEFESLVSSAASGLKFGDAMPRIMNTILVGTTGDETVEPEQQWTLIRNTRSWKPIVTAEATHVVTSPQLPRFEFADQPEIYVDRARVWMLRQGTAFQSYITEDLRNYFDQLHVDPAEFKKRKDTFTEQLRAALGSSEPLVKLNPSLLSEVHGKSIGEGTRLVFSSIPFEDGTEMYEVTKHALVTQGVWDDTVSKGWFADAKVDGIEIFAMSGFPYQPFVMDSVMEPIARGWLAESNNINSRAAFWKWKRSRLLMESVPADPEVIESLLRGWYVAKALGQLTVDTSDDARGPALGVWDPDALEFVSFPHPLLYPGIAPSNDYPGIVLESLIVAMALVSSEGSLKPLRAYHVLMDLGGSSAGQLSRTLEGWIRDGRLSPHAPEPDATRAGMPAQTLAGRQEALRVFLEEEREEFIDEIATQDIKTSVYNYPVSWEIRDDIVRILGDLRDGVVETKAAKSGI, from the coding sequence ATGCTCAGACCGTTTCTCATCATCGGCGTCGGCGGATCCGGCGGAAAGACGCTGCGTGGCCTTCGCCACGCACTCGAGCTGCGCCTGCAGCAGGCCGACTGGCACGAGGGCCTGCCCGACGCGTGGCAGCTGTTGCATTTCGACACCCCGATCACGCAAGACGGCGCGGACTACCCGCAGCCGTTCATGCCGCCGCAGAACTACAAAGGTCTCGTGGCTGGCGGGGGAGCATACGAATCGGTGTTCGGCGGTATCGTGCACGGCAAGAAGATTCCCACGCAGCTGATGAACGACGTCATTCGGCAGCTGCCCGACCCGAAACGGGTTCCGGTCGACGTGACAAAGGGCGCCGGGCAGTTTCGGGCGGTGGGGCGCGCCGTGGCGCTCAGCAAGCTCAGCGACATCGCGAAGTTGGCGCAAGAGGCCATCAACAAGATGAGCGACGCCAAGGCGCTCGGCCAGCTGCGCACGCTGGGCGACGTGCTGAAGGCGAAGAGCGACGGCGGCATCACGCCGAACCCGACCGTCATCGTCGTCTCGTCGATCGCCGGCGGCTCCGGAGCCGGACAGTACCTCGACGTGATCGAGGCCATCAAGGCCACCGCGAAGACGCACCCCTGGGCCTACCAGTTCTTCAGCCTGCTCTATGCGCCCGACGTGTTCGATCAGGTGAAGGGCTCCGGGGGCATCCCGAGCAACGCGCTCGCGACCGTGGCCGAGACGATGAACGGCTTCTGGACCAAGAACCCCTCGGAGTCGACGATCGAACTGTTCAAGAGCAAGGGCCTCACGCCGAGCTACGGCGGCGCCCGCGACAAGGTGGGCGGCGCGTACCCGTTCATCATCGGCCGGCAGAACTCGAAGATCTCGTTCGACAACCAGGGCGAGGTGTACTCCGCGCTCGCGACGAGCATCTCTGCCTGGATGACCGACGACCGGGTTCAGGGCGACATCGACGAATACGCGACAGGCAACTGGACGGCGAACGTGGGCGCGAACAAGCTCAGCGACGAGTCGCGGCTGATGCGCCCCATCGACCAGTCACCGCCGTTCTCGAGCCTCGGCTTCGGCCGGGTGACCCTCGGGCGCGAGAAGTTTCTGGACTACGCGGCCGAGCGCTTCGCCCGGTCATCCATCGACCGCATGCTGTACTGGCACGCCGAGAGCGACCCGTCGTTCAAGGAGCGCACGCGCGAAGAGTGGATCGAGCTCAAGGCGTCGTGGGCGCTCGCCGGCTTCATCAGTGCCGCCCGCCTCGACGAAGAGACCGAAGAGCGCAACGACGTCATCAATGCCCTGCGCGACGCGAGCGGGCAGAAGACGCTGCAGCTCGACTTCGAGAAAGACGTGTTCGAGTCGGCGAGTGCCCCGGGCTCGCTCGACAAGGCCGGTGGCCTCGACGTGTCGGTCTGGTACGAGCGCCTCACTGCCGAATACAACGACAAGGTCGAGCGGTACCTCGCCAAAGACACCGCCAATCGTCAGGTGAAGCTGAACGAGTGGCTGGCGAGTGAGCCGGATCACATCATCCACACCGTAGAGCAGGCGGTCGGTGAGCACGGCCTGCCGGTGACGGTCGAGCTGCTCAATCGGGTCACCCGTGTCGTACGGAGCGCCGCCGAAACCCTCACCGCCGAGGCCGACCTGCGCCGCAATTGGATTCGGCAGCTGCCCAGCTACATTCACGAGGAGTTGAGCCGGGCATCCAATCAGGCCTCCATCAGGCCCGAGCAAGAGCCCGTCGACCTCGCCGTGGGCCGCATCGGCCAGGCGTTCGAGTGGGAGTCAGAAGCGCGGTTGCGCGAGTGCGCCAGCGCGCTGCTGAGTCAGCTGCGCCGCGACTTCATCGAGCCGCTGAAGAACCACCTCGCCTCGAGCCTGGTGGCGCTGCAGTCGCGAGTAGCCGAGCCGAACCACTCGGACGGGCGCGTGAACGAGTACGAGTTCTGGCCGCGCCAAGACGACACCACGGTGCCGCGCAAGTACGAGCCGGCACCGAACGAGCGACTGCTCACCTCGCACGTGGACTACCCGCACGAGTTCGAGTCACTCGTCTCCTCGGCCGCGAGCGGACTGAAGTTCGGCGATGCCATGCCGCGCATCATGAACACGATTCTCGTCGGCACCACCGGCGACGAGACGGTCGAGCCCGAACAGCAGTGGACCCTCATTCGTAATACCCGCTCGTGGAAGCCGATCGTCACCGCCGAGGCGACGCACGTCGTGACCTCGCCGCAGCTGCCGCGTTTCGAATTCGCCGACCAGCCCGAGATCTATGTCGACCGGGCACGCGTCTGGATGCTGCGCCAGGGTACGGCGTTTCAGAGCTACATCACCGAAGACCTGCGCAACTACTTCGACCAGCTGCACGTCGACCCGGCCGAGTTCAAGAAGCGCAAAGACACCTTCACCGAGCAGCTGCGCGCGGCGCTGGGATCGAGCGAGCCGCTCGTGAAGCTCAACCCGAGCCTGCTGAGCGAGGTGCATGGCAAGTCGATCGGCGAAGGCACTCGACTCGTGTTCAGCTCGATTCCGTTCGAAGACGGTACCGAAATGTACGAGGTCACGAAGCACGCCCTGGTGACGCAGGGCGTCTGGGACGACACCGTGTCGAAGGGCTGGTTCGCCGACGCCAAGGTCGACGGCATCGAGATCTTCGCCATGTCGGGATTCCCGTACCAGCCGTTCGTCATGGACTCCGTCATGGAGCCCATCGCCCGCGGCTGGCTCGCCGAGTCGAACAACATCAACTCGCGCGCCGCGTTCTGGAAGTGGAAGCGCTCACGCCTGCTCATGGAATCGGTGCCCGCCGACCCCGAAGTGATCGAGTCGCTGCTGCGCGGCTGGTACGTCGCCAAGGCGCTCGGCCAGCTCACCGTCGATACGAGCGACGACGCCCGCGGCCCGGCGCTCGGCGTGTGGGATCCGGATGCCCTCGAATTCGTCTCGTTCCCACACCCGTTGCTCTACCCGGGTATCGCCCCCTCGAACGACTACCCGGGCATCGTGCTCGAGTCGCTCATCGTGGCGATGGCCCTCGTGAGTTCGGAGGGGTCGCTGAAGCCGCTTCGTGCGTACCATGTGCTCATGGATCTCGGCGGCTCGTCGGCAGGCCAGCTCTCGCGCACGCTCGAGGGCTGGATTCGCGACGGCCGGCTCAGCCCGCACGCGCCCGAGCCCGACGCAACGCGCGCCGGCATGCCCGCCCAGACGCTGGCCGGGCGCCAGGAAGCGCTGCGCGTGTTTCTCGAAGAAGAGCGTGAAGAGTTCATCGACGAGATCGCGACCCAAGACATCAAGACGAGCGTCTACAACTACCCGGTGAGTTGGGAGATTCGCGACGACATCGTGCGCATTCTCGGCGACCTTCGTGATGGCGTGGTCGAGACCAAGGCCGCGAAGTCGGGCATCTAG